A genomic region of Pseudomonas abietaniphila contains the following coding sequences:
- a CDS encoding tartrate dehydrogenase, giving the protein MSKPRYKIAVIPGDGIGKEVMPEGVRVLDAVAARHNLELQWDWFDFASADYYLAHGKMMPDDWFDILKGYDAIYFGAVGWPDVVPDHISLWDSLLQFRREFDQYVNLRPCRLMPGVKAPLANRKPGDIDFWVVRENTEGEYSSVGGKMFPGTDREIVLQETVMTRVGVDRILKFAYDLAQSRPKKHLTSATKSNGIAITMPYWDERAAEMGKKYPEVNVDKYHIDILTANFVLHPDWFDVVVASNLFGDILSDLGPACTGTIGIAPSANINPERNFPSLFEPVHGSAPDIAGKGIANPIGQIWCGAMMLEHLGHPEAGAAVLAAIETVLAMGPEHAPLTADIGGTGNTEALGKAIAAAV; this is encoded by the coding sequence ATGAGCAAACCCCGGTACAAAATTGCAGTGATCCCCGGCGACGGCATCGGCAAGGAAGTCATGCCTGAGGGTGTTCGCGTGCTGGACGCGGTGGCGGCCAGGCACAACCTGGAATTGCAATGGGACTGGTTCGACTTCGCCAGCGCCGATTACTACCTGGCCCACGGCAAGATGATGCCCGACGACTGGTTTGACATTCTCAAGGGGTACGACGCGATTTACTTCGGTGCCGTCGGCTGGCCTGACGTGGTGCCGGATCACATTTCGCTGTGGGACTCGTTGCTCCAGTTTCGCCGAGAATTCGACCAATACGTCAATCTGCGCCCCTGCCGTCTGATGCCCGGGGTCAAGGCGCCGCTCGCCAATCGCAAGCCTGGCGACATCGACTTCTGGGTGGTACGGGAGAACACCGAAGGCGAATACTCCAGCGTCGGCGGCAAGATGTTTCCGGGCACGGACCGGGAGATCGTGCTGCAAGAAACGGTCATGACCCGCGTTGGCGTCGACCGTATCCTGAAGTTCGCTTATGACCTCGCGCAGAGTCGGCCAAAGAAACACCTGACGTCGGCCACCAAGTCCAACGGCATCGCGATTACCATGCCGTACTGGGACGAACGCGCTGCCGAAATGGGCAAAAAGTACCCTGAAGTGAACGTCGACAAGTACCACATCGATATCCTCACCGCGAACTTCGTTCTGCACCCTGACTGGTTCGACGTGGTGGTGGCGAGCAACCTGTTCGGCGACATCCTGTCGGACCTGGGCCCGGCGTGCACCGGTACGATCGGCATCGCGCCATCGGCCAACATCAACCCGGAACGCAACTTCCCGAGCCTGTTCGAGCCGGTGCACGGTTCGGCGCCCGACATCGCCGGCAAAGGCATCGCCAACCCGATCGGCCAGATCTGGTGCGGGGCGATGATGCTTGAACACCTGGGTCATCCGGAAGCAGGGGCAGCCGTACTCGCCGCCATCGAAACCGTGCTGGCGATGGGGCCTGAGCACGCCCCGCTCACGGCGGACATCGGCGGGACCGGCAATACCGAAGCCTTGGGCAAAGCCATCGCCGCTGCTGTCTGA
- a CDS encoding LysR substrate-binding domain-containing protein has translation MSMIDDLSFFQQVASRGSLTEVARHLGLSLPAVSKRLSQLEARLGVQLLQRTTRRLSLTPEGTLYLEGGRPILRQLEELESALDSRQPTLKGRLRINGTLGFGRQHLAPVVSSFARLHPELEISLELTSQPLSVLDDQFDIGVCMGEPPDSRLIGVRLLENPRILCASPKYLEAMPALTRVADLAQHNCIVLRQFGSDYAIWRFSKDGQDYAHKVSGTLSSNDGEVALSLALDGHGLILRSRWNVQASLEKGLLQAVLTDYQAPSADIFAVYQHRRHIPQRISVFARYLAQELAERLPFAAIQ, from the coding sequence GTGAGCATGATCGACGACCTGAGTTTCTTTCAGCAGGTGGCGAGCCGGGGCAGCCTGACCGAAGTCGCGCGTCATCTGGGGCTGTCATTGCCTGCGGTCAGCAAACGGCTGAGCCAACTGGAGGCGCGCCTGGGCGTGCAGTTGCTCCAGCGCACCACCCGACGTCTGTCGCTGACCCCGGAAGGGACGTTGTACCTGGAAGGCGGGCGGCCGATCCTGCGTCAGCTGGAAGAACTCGAGAGTGCGCTCGATAGCCGTCAACCCACTCTGAAGGGGCGGTTACGGATCAACGGAACGCTGGGCTTCGGCCGCCAACATCTGGCGCCCGTAGTGTCCAGCTTCGCTCGCCTGCACCCCGAACTTGAGATTTCCCTTGAACTCACGAGCCAGCCGCTGAGCGTGCTGGATGACCAGTTCGATATCGGCGTGTGCATGGGTGAACCGCCTGACTCCCGGCTGATCGGTGTTCGCCTCCTGGAGAATCCACGCATCCTCTGCGCGTCTCCGAAATACCTTGAAGCTATGCCTGCGTTGACTCGAGTTGCTGATTTGGCGCAGCACAACTGCATCGTGCTGAGGCAATTCGGCAGCGACTACGCCATCTGGCGGTTCAGCAAGGACGGCCAGGATTACGCGCACAAGGTCAGCGGTACGTTGTCGAGCAATGATGGTGAAGTCGCGCTGAGCCTTGCGCTGGATGGGCATGGGCTGATCCTGCGTTCGCGCTGGAATGTGCAGGCGTCTCTTGAGAAAGGCCTGCTGCAGGCGGTACTCACCGATTATCAAGCACCCTCGGCCGATATTTTCGCGGTGTACCAGCACCGTCGGCATATCCCGCAACGGATCTCGGTGTTTGCCCGATATCTGGCGCAGGAACTGGCCGAGCGCTTGCCGTTCGCGGCGATTCAGTGA
- a CDS encoding ABC transporter substrate-binding protein, whose amino-acid sequence MKTLSVTAAVGSVISLLSLAVACATPAIADEITFVSQGGSYQEAQTKAILDPAAKNLKMTIKQDSAPDAWPMVKAQGEAKKPVWDVIDTPPSNCVRGGNEGLIEPLDLSKMPNVQSMPATYRTPYSVAYEFYSSVIGYNKKSLKKIPQTWAEFWDVKNFPGTRALRNDPMSTLEAALLSDGVPRDKLYPLDVDRAYKRLEQIKPNIAVWWTSGGQSAQLLADGEVDMLMIWNGRASAVQKSNPDVAFTYNDGLLQNTQLCILKNAPNYAAAVKFVNEAVSPELQANLPLYIDYGPGNPAAFGTGKITAERAKELPSSPDNAARQALMSEEWWASAAGIAAKDRWLKFVQ is encoded by the coding sequence ATGAAAACCTTGTCTGTCACTGCAGCTGTCGGTTCCGTCATTTCCCTGTTGAGTCTGGCTGTCGCGTGCGCAACGCCGGCCATTGCCGATGAGATCACTTTCGTCTCCCAAGGGGGCTCCTACCAGGAAGCCCAGACCAAGGCGATTCTGGACCCCGCTGCAAAAAATCTGAAGATGACCATCAAGCAGGACAGCGCCCCGGATGCCTGGCCGATGGTCAAGGCGCAGGGCGAGGCGAAGAAACCGGTTTGGGACGTGATTGATACACCGCCTTCCAATTGTGTGCGTGGGGGTAATGAAGGGCTGATCGAGCCGCTCGACCTGAGCAAGATGCCCAACGTGCAAAGCATGCCCGCAACCTACCGCACACCGTACTCGGTGGCGTATGAGTTCTATTCGTCGGTGATCGGGTACAACAAGAAGTCCCTGAAAAAAATTCCGCAGACCTGGGCTGAGTTCTGGGACGTGAAGAACTTCCCCGGCACTCGTGCCTTGCGCAACGATCCGATGAGCACGCTGGAAGCTGCTTTGCTGTCGGACGGTGTACCTCGCGACAAACTGTATCCGCTGGATGTTGATCGGGCCTACAAACGCCTGGAGCAGATCAAGCCCAATATCGCCGTGTGGTGGACCTCAGGTGGTCAGTCGGCGCAGTTGCTCGCCGATGGTGAGGTGGACATGCTCATGATCTGGAACGGCCGCGCAAGCGCCGTGCAGAAGAGCAACCCGGACGTCGCGTTCACCTACAACGACGGCCTCCTGCAGAACACCCAGCTGTGCATCCTCAAGAACGCGCCCAACTACGCGGCGGCGGTGAAGTTCGTCAATGAAGCGGTGTCGCCTGAATTGCAAGCCAATCTGCCGCTCTACATCGATTACGGCCCAGGAAATCCGGCAGCGTTTGGTACGGGGAAAATTACCGCCGAGCGCGCCAAAGAGCTACCTAGCTCGCCGGATAACGCCGCCAGGCAGGCCTTGATGTCAGAGGAGTGGTGGGCTTCGGCAGCCGGCATCGCGGCCAAGGATCGCTGGCTTAAATTTGTTCAGTAA
- a CDS encoding GMC family oxidoreductase, which yields MIDYLILGGGSAGCVLAARLSEDPDKQVYLIEAGRDISAQTMPPAIRSRYPGRAYLDVSNIWQRLTALMGHRAHATRRYEQARILGGGSAINALMTNRGAPADYDEWQALGAEGWEWRTCLPYFRKLETDTDFSEPEDAALHGHDGPVRIRRTSAERLSPFVKGVMKVFGAQGLTHKLDQNGPWEEGVFVGAIGVSEQGERIPTSVCYLTDEVRRRSNLTIVTHCVVDRVLIDNGVAVGARVLRPGGKAESLMAREVIVSAGAIHSPAVLMRSGIGPADDLVSLGITPVVDRPGVGANLMEHPSIAVSALLTRRGRTAFPEEHHEQAVVRFSSGLPGTVPCDMHGAILSRSGWHSVGYRLGTIFFWVNKSYSRGRLRLASADPHDEPQVSFNMLSDERDLERLKHALRFGALALSADSLAGERSVAFPSSYSPRVARVAMPGAFNAVQRGVLSLLLDVAGPLRGWLIHRLVTQGVTVEKLVSDDAALTDFVLRNVGGTWHPSGTCRMGRADDPLAVTTGDGRVIGVAHLRVCDASLMPSIPCANTNVPTLMIAERIADLIRGDAVDAAEPADAGLRVTPSCL from the coding sequence ATGATCGATTACCTGATTCTGGGAGGGGGATCGGCCGGCTGCGTGCTTGCCGCCCGGCTCTCGGAGGACCCCGACAAGCAGGTGTACCTGATCGAGGCCGGACGCGACATTTCTGCGCAGACCATGCCGCCGGCGATTCGCAGCCGCTACCCCGGCCGTGCCTATCTGGACGTCAGCAATATCTGGCAGCGGCTGACCGCCCTGATGGGCCACCGCGCTCATGCGACACGACGTTACGAGCAGGCTCGCATCCTCGGAGGAGGGTCGGCGATCAACGCGTTGATGACCAACCGCGGCGCGCCTGCCGACTATGACGAGTGGCAGGCGTTGGGTGCTGAAGGATGGGAGTGGAGGACTTGCCTGCCGTACTTTCGCAAGCTGGAAACCGACACGGATTTCAGTGAGCCAGAGGATGCTGCCTTACATGGCCATGACGGTCCGGTAAGGATTCGACGCACGTCTGCCGAGCGACTGTCGCCGTTTGTCAAAGGCGTGATGAAGGTTTTCGGCGCACAGGGCCTGACGCACAAACTCGATCAGAACGGGCCGTGGGAAGAGGGCGTGTTTGTCGGGGCGATTGGGGTCAGTGAGCAAGGCGAGCGGATTCCAACCTCGGTGTGTTACCTCACCGATGAGGTGCGACGACGCAGTAATCTGACCATCGTGACCCACTGTGTGGTGGATCGCGTGCTGATCGATAACGGAGTTGCGGTGGGCGCCCGGGTTTTGCGACCAGGAGGCAAAGCCGAGTCGCTGATGGCCCGGGAAGTGATCGTGTCTGCCGGGGCCATTCACAGCCCTGCCGTGTTGATGCGCAGCGGAATCGGTCCGGCGGATGATCTGGTTTCGCTGGGGATCACGCCGGTCGTTGATCGGCCGGGCGTAGGCGCAAACTTGATGGAGCATCCGTCGATTGCCGTGTCTGCATTGCTGACTCGCAGAGGGCGGACTGCGTTTCCCGAGGAGCATCACGAGCAGGCCGTCGTGCGTTTCTCATCAGGGCTGCCCGGCACGGTGCCCTGCGACATGCATGGCGCGATCCTGTCCCGTTCGGGCTGGCATTCGGTCGGGTATCGCTTGGGAACGATCTTTTTCTGGGTCAACAAATCGTATTCCAGAGGTCGCCTGCGGCTGGCGTCTGCCGATCCCCATGATGAGCCTCAGGTGAGCTTCAACATGCTGTCCGATGAACGCGATCTCGAACGCTTGAAGCACGCGTTGCGATTCGGCGCTCTGGCGTTGTCGGCTGATTCGTTGGCGGGGGAACGGAGTGTGGCTTTCCCTTCCAGCTATTCGCCACGGGTGGCCAGGGTCGCCATGCCCGGTGCCTTCAACGCGGTGCAGCGTGGGGTGTTGAGTCTGTTGCTGGACGTCGCCGGACCCCTGCGCGGATGGCTGATTCATCGGTTGGTGACTCAAGGGGTGACGGTCGAAAAACTCGTGTCCGATGACGCGGCACTGACTGACTTTGTACTGCGTAATGTCGGCGGCACCTGGCATCCGTCCGGCACCTGTCGCATGGGTCGTGCTGATGATCCGCTGGCCGTGACCACGGGGGACGGGCGGGTGATCGGTGTCGCACATTTGCGCGTGTGCGATGCATCGCTGATGCCTTCCATTCCTTGCGCCAACACCAACGTCCCGACCCTCATGATCGCTGAGCGAATTGCCGACCTGATCAGGGGTGACGCTGTTGATGCGGCCGAACCGGCAGATGCCGGATTGCGCGTTACGCCATCCTGCCTCTGA
- a CDS encoding aldehyde dehydrogenase family protein yields the protein MRNALKFYIDGRWVEPCSSTRLPVINPATEQAFGEIALGNLDDVEAAVIAARRAFPSFAETSPAQRTQLLQSILAAFMDRYDEIADAILQEVGAPKALSHDWQAGIGKRHLEQLLRTLETFEFEKSRGTTLVRQEPVGVVALITPWNWPINQIVCKVAPALAAGCTMVLKPSEIAPINALLFAEVMHDAGVPPGVFNLINGDGPLVGAALSAHPQVDMVSFTGSTRAGIEIARLAAPTVKRVHQELGGKSANILLDDVDLVSAVTAGVDSCFGNSGQSCNAPTRMLVPAALHDQAVEIARRAALAHTLGAPEDASTRMGPVISERQFNAIQKMIGIGIEEGAQLVCGGLGRPTHLPKGYYVQPTIFANVTQDMTISREEIFGPVLVIQPYDDVAHAVSMANDSVFGLAAYVQSADLARARNVALRMRAGSVYINYPNWDAGAPFGGYKQSGNGREYAEWGLEAFLETKGVVGWGV from the coding sequence ATGCGAAACGCCCTGAAGTTTTATATCGATGGCCGCTGGGTCGAACCCTGCAGCAGCACCCGCCTGCCGGTGATCAACCCTGCCACCGAGCAGGCGTTCGGCGAAATCGCCTTGGGCAATCTGGACGACGTGGAAGCCGCCGTGATCGCAGCACGGCGCGCGTTTCCCTCTTTCGCGGAAACATCACCGGCTCAGCGCACACAGCTGCTGCAAAGCATTCTTGCCGCCTTCATGGACCGCTACGACGAGATCGCTGACGCCATCCTGCAAGAGGTCGGCGCGCCAAAGGCGCTTTCCCACGACTGGCAGGCCGGTATCGGCAAGCGTCACCTGGAACAACTGCTGCGCACTCTGGAGACCTTCGAATTCGAGAAAAGCCGGGGCACCACCCTGGTCCGGCAGGAACCGGTAGGGGTCGTCGCCCTGATCACTCCCTGGAACTGGCCGATCAACCAGATCGTCTGCAAAGTGGCTCCCGCATTGGCGGCCGGATGCACCATGGTGCTCAAGCCCAGCGAAATTGCCCCGATCAACGCCTTGCTGTTTGCCGAGGTCATGCATGACGCGGGTGTCCCGCCCGGGGTATTCAACCTGATCAACGGTGACGGCCCCCTCGTCGGCGCAGCCCTGTCGGCTCATCCTCAGGTGGACATGGTGTCGTTCACAGGTTCCACTCGGGCAGGTATCGAGATCGCGAGGTTGGCCGCGCCGACGGTCAAACGCGTGCATCAGGAGCTGGGGGGAAAATCCGCGAACATCCTGCTCGACGACGTTGACCTCGTGTCTGCCGTCACAGCCGGCGTGGACAGCTGCTTCGGCAACAGCGGCCAGTCCTGTAATGCCCCGACGCGCATGCTGGTGCCGGCGGCCTTGCATGATCAGGCCGTTGAGATCGCTCGCCGCGCTGCATTGGCTCACACCCTCGGCGCACCGGAAGACGCGTCCACCCGTATGGGCCCGGTCATCAGCGAGCGGCAGTTCAACGCCATTCAAAAGATGATCGGCATCGGCATCGAAGAAGGCGCGCAACTGGTGTGTGGGGGCTTGGGTCGGCCGACGCATTTGCCCAAAGGGTATTACGTCCAGCCAACGATCTTTGCCAACGTCACTCAAGACATGACCATTTCGCGGGAAGAAATCTTCGGTCCGGTGCTGGTGATTCAGCCCTACGACGACGTGGCACACGCCGTGAGCATGGCCAACGACAGCGTCTTTGGTCTGGCCGCCTACGTGCAGTCGGCAGACCTGGCGCGAGCCCGAAACGTAGCGCTGCGGATGCGCGCGGGCAGCGTCTACATCAACTACCCGAACTGGGACGCCGGCGCGCCGTTTGGCGGGTACAAGCAATCGGGCAACGGTCGCGAATATGCCGAGTGGGGCCTGGAGGCGTTTCTGGAAACCAAGGGCGTGGTGGGATGGGGCGTTTGA
- a CDS encoding LysR family transcriptional regulator translates to MSTLRRKLPSSSSLFVFEAAARCGSFTRAADELCVSQPAVSRMLSRLEEHLGVQLFERVRGGARLTESGSILYRRVQEGFSTIESAISEIEARATGIETVTLSVSTAFTTHWLMPRMSRFSQRFPTVDMRYQLMSGRIGGPLVDVDLGMRYLDVGSLKPTESLVIPEITLPVCNPQYLADVLQGKGKKRSPTLISMDNQEREWASAFETAGRTVNTLVFSDYAVVVQAALLGQGMALGWLNVISNSLCKGELVPAIDACRVTSRRCCLVVPANRPVRPIVENVRDWIIEEMRADMLEIDALYPHLRLGSILESHR, encoded by the coding sequence ATGTCTACTCTTCGTCGAAAGCTCCCCAGTTCCAGTTCGTTGTTCGTCTTTGAAGCCGCCGCCCGTTGTGGCAGCTTCACCCGAGCGGCGGATGAATTGTGCGTCAGTCAGCCGGCGGTCAGTCGCATGTTGTCGCGCCTGGAAGAGCACCTGGGCGTACAGCTTTTCGAGCGGGTTCGTGGCGGTGCGCGGCTGACCGAGAGCGGCAGCATTTTGTATCGTCGGGTGCAGGAAGGGTTCAGCACCATCGAGTCGGCGATCAGTGAAATCGAAGCGAGAGCGACGGGCATCGAGACCGTCACGTTGTCGGTGTCAACCGCGTTCACCACCCATTGGCTGATGCCTCGAATGAGCCGGTTCAGTCAGCGGTTCCCCACTGTCGACATGCGATATCAGTTGATGTCCGGCAGGATCGGTGGCCCGTTGGTGGACGTTGATCTGGGCATGCGCTACCTCGACGTCGGAAGCCTGAAACCCACGGAAAGTCTGGTCATTCCCGAAATAACGCTGCCCGTTTGCAACCCTCAATACCTGGCTGATGTGCTGCAAGGAAAGGGTAAGAAACGGTCCCCGACCCTGATCAGCATGGACAACCAGGAACGCGAATGGGCCTCGGCTTTTGAAACGGCGGGCCGTACGGTCAACACCCTGGTGTTTTCCGATTATGCCGTGGTGGTTCAGGCTGCGTTGCTCGGCCAGGGCATGGCGCTGGGTTGGCTGAATGTGATCTCGAACTCGCTGTGCAAAGGCGAACTGGTGCCCGCGATCGATGCGTGCCGGGTCACCTCCCGTCGATGCTGTCTGGTGGTGCCGGCCAATCGTCCGGTCCGGCCGATCGTGGAAAATGTACGCGACTGGATCATCGAAGAAATGCGCGCGGACATGCTCGAAATCGACGCGCTCTACCCTCATCTGAGGTTGGGATCGATCCTCGAATCCCACCGTTGA
- a CDS encoding HAD-IA family hydrolase yields the protein MSFKQFKALTFDVVGTLIDFEAGILAHVREVAGDAGKACTDDDILKAYREARASTDSGWWPDDLERCYHVIASRLGLPDNDDYAKGLAQSVKNFPAFPDSVEALKRLRKHFKLVATTNSQIWALNHMAETLDHPFDVRVTVDDVRFEKPDPQFFAYTRGVLATQGILFENILHVAQSQYHDIGVAMRLGYQTCWIERRFAQKGTGGTLESERTEPHYHFTSLAQLADAVEKELG from the coding sequence ATGTCTTTCAAGCAGTTCAAAGCCCTGACGTTCGACGTCGTCGGTACCCTGATCGATTTCGAAGCCGGCATCCTCGCCCATGTGCGAGAAGTCGCGGGTGACGCGGGCAAAGCCTGCACCGACGACGACATCCTGAAAGCTTACCGTGAAGCACGCGCCTCCACCGACTCCGGCTGGTGGCCCGATGATCTGGAGCGTTGCTACCACGTCATCGCTTCCAGGCTCGGGCTGCCGGATAACGATGATTACGCCAAAGGCCTGGCGCAGTCGGTTAAAAATTTCCCTGCATTTCCTGATTCGGTTGAAGCCCTCAAACGCCTGCGCAAACACTTCAAGCTGGTGGCGACGACCAACTCGCAGATCTGGGCGCTCAATCATATGGCCGAAACGCTGGATCATCCGTTTGACGTCCGCGTGACCGTCGATGATGTGCGTTTCGAGAAGCCCGATCCGCAGTTTTTTGCCTACACCCGTGGCGTCCTGGCGACCCAGGGCATCCTGTTCGAAAACATCCTCCACGTTGCCCAGAGCCAGTACCACGACATCGGCGTCGCCATGCGTCTCGGTTACCAGACGTGCTGGATCGAGCGCCGTTTCGCTCAGAAGGGCACGGGCGGCACGCTGGAGTCTGAGCGCACCGAACCGCATTACCACTTCACTTCGCTGGCGCAATTGGCCGACGCAGTCGAGAAAGAGCTGGGTTGA
- a CDS encoding NAD(P)/FAD-dependent oxidoreductase → MTVQSLWAATAQPAPALQSLEGERQCDVVIIGAGYTGLSAARHIAESGREPLIVEANTLAWGASGRNGGVVSPKFRVGFSTLMSRFGRDTALQMYRTGYAAVDSLVETVESLGLTAANLQMAGHIAAAHNAHALGGLESTAQWIKRETGGESSVMISADQVCEMTGATIFAGGLLTPRAGGIHPLNYARGIAQHLVDRGVKLFINSPAQEVRREGERIIVQTPQGRISARQVIYATNGYSDQTRVTDTLHRRLIPFRSAIIATESLPASVLATIMPGGQVCGDTKRMLRWFRVIGDRLIFGGRGAFGKDDSQSAFDDLQRSMGVVFPVLRDQKIAYRWSGLVAMTLDYLPHAGQLDDRSFYAIGYNGGGVAMSTWMGKQLSAMTAGEKVDLGLLAGDHFKPIPLHAFRAPGVRLAAGWQQFLDVIGR, encoded by the coding sequence ATGACTGTTCAGAGCTTATGGGCGGCCACCGCCCAACCTGCACCTGCGCTGCAATCGCTGGAAGGCGAGCGTCAGTGCGACGTGGTGATCATCGGTGCCGGCTACACCGGCCTCTCGGCGGCGCGTCACATCGCTGAGAGCGGCCGCGAGCCGCTGATCGTCGAAGCCAATACCCTGGCGTGGGGTGCGAGCGGGCGAAACGGCGGTGTGGTTTCACCGAAGTTTCGAGTCGGTTTCTCCACCCTCATGTCGCGCTTCGGTCGCGACACGGCCTTACAGATGTACCGTACCGGTTACGCGGCGGTGGACAGCCTGGTCGAAACGGTGGAGAGCCTTGGCTTGACGGCGGCCAACCTGCAGATGGCAGGGCATATCGCTGCCGCCCATAACGCTCATGCGCTCGGCGGCCTGGAATCGACCGCTCAGTGGATCAAGCGCGAAACCGGCGGCGAGTCGTCGGTGATGATATCCGCCGACCAGGTCTGCGAGATGACCGGCGCCACGATTTTTGCCGGTGGCCTGCTGACGCCTCGGGCGGGCGGTATCCATCCCCTTAATTACGCCCGCGGGATCGCGCAGCATCTGGTCGACCGGGGCGTGAAACTGTTCATCAACAGCCCTGCGCAGGAGGTCCGTCGCGAAGGTGAGCGGATCATCGTGCAGACGCCACAGGGACGCATCAGCGCCCGGCAAGTGATCTACGCCACCAACGGCTACTCGGATCAGACCCGGGTAACCGACACGCTGCACCGCCGCCTGATACCGTTCCGCAGTGCGATCATCGCCACAGAATCGCTGCCTGCGTCTGTCCTTGCCACGATCATGCCGGGCGGCCAGGTGTGCGGCGACACCAAGCGCATGCTGCGCTGGTTCAGGGTGATCGGCGATCGGTTGATCTTCGGCGGACGGGGTGCATTTGGCAAAGACGATTCACAGAGCGCTTTTGATGATCTGCAACGCAGCATGGGGGTGGTTTTTCCCGTCCTGCGTGACCAGAAAATCGCGTATCGCTGGTCTGGCCTGGTCGCCATGACGCTGGACTATCTGCCCCACGCCGGGCAGCTGGACGACCGCAGTTTCTACGCCATCGGCTACAACGGCGGCGGAGTGGCGATGTCGACGTGGATGGGCAAGCAACTGTCTGCCATGACGGCGGGCGAGAAGGTCGATCTCGGTCTGTTGGCGGGCGACCATTTCAAACCGATTCCCTTGCATGCCTTTCGTGCGCCCGGCGTTCGCTTGGCGGCGGGTTGGCAGCAATTTCTTGATGTCATCGGACGATGA
- a CDS encoding cupin domain-containing protein: protein MPPILHYTHPHAERQMPCAAFALHGDPLAAGRVIHFHDPLQGYAAGSSISVGANLLIEDFPWVELGVVEAGELRLQGDGFDLQLSAGDCFVVPRGVHVRWHHRGPLRRLFMAFPGLEACSDMPKVPIRLDLSQPLSEASPPAASVLLTPTPKAWSETLFSVASLRIGLWQCEPYARRQVEPAYTELMFILEGAVTLTADQGERHVIRSGEVVVVPRGATNAWASEETVRKVFCILG from the coding sequence ATGCCACCGATTTTGCACTACACCCATCCCCATGCTGAGCGCCAGATGCCTTGCGCGGCGTTTGCATTGCACGGCGATCCACTGGCTGCGGGGCGTGTGATCCATTTCCACGATCCTTTACAGGGGTATGCCGCAGGCAGCAGTATCAGCGTCGGCGCGAACCTGTTGATCGAGGATTTTCCCTGGGTCGAACTGGGGGTTGTCGAAGCGGGCGAGTTGCGTTTGCAGGGCGACGGCTTCGACCTTCAACTCAGTGCCGGCGATTGCTTCGTGGTGCCGCGAGGCGTTCACGTCCGGTGGCATCACCGGGGGCCGTTACGTCGACTGTTCATGGCGTTTCCAGGCCTTGAAGCCTGCTCGGACATGCCCAAGGTGCCCATCCGGCTCGATCTGTCCCAACCCCTCAGCGAAGCCAGTCCGCCAGCTGCCAGCGTGCTGCTGACGCCGACGCCAAAAGCCTGGAGCGAGACGCTCTTCAGCGTCGCCAGCCTGCGGATTGGCCTGTGGCAATGCGAGCCGTATGCGCGCAGGCAAGTTGAACCGGCCTACACCGAACTGATGTTCATCCTGGAAGGCGCAGTGACCCTGACCGCCGACCAGGGCGAGCGTCATGTCATACGTTCGGGGGAAGTTGTTGTGGTGCCCAGAGGCGCGACCAACGCATGGGCCAGCGAGGAAACCGTGCGCAAGGTGTTTTGCATTCTGGGGTGA
- a CDS encoding Lrp/AsnC family transcriptional regulator, with translation MDAATKLDRIDINILVQLQKDGRMTNVSLAEAVGLSPSPCLQRVKRLESAGYISGYEAHVNLAKFANSVTVFTEMTLSDHKRADFVKFESSIRNIDEVLECHLISGGYDYLVRFLCSSIQHYQELMESILDKNIGIEKYFSYIVIKSPVVKSTVPLRSLVRAV, from the coding sequence ATGGACGCTGCAACCAAGCTCGATCGTATCGATATCAACATTCTGGTTCAGTTACAGAAAGACGGGCGCATGACCAACGTCAGCCTCGCCGAGGCCGTCGGCCTGTCGCCCAGCCCCTGCCTGCAGCGTGTCAAACGTCTTGAATCTGCGGGTTATATCAGCGGCTACGAAGCCCACGTCAATCTGGCCAAGTTTGCCAACTCAGTGACGGTCTTCACTGAGATGACCCTCTCAGATCACAAGCGCGCCGACTTCGTGAAATTCGAATCGAGCATTCGCAATATCGACGAGGTGCTGGAGTGCCATCTGATCAGCGGCGGTTATGACTACCTGGTGCGCTTCCTGTGCAGCAGCATCCAGCACTATCAGGAGCTGATGGAGTCGATTCTGGACAAGAACATCGGCATCGAAAAATACTTCAGCTACATCGTGATCAAGTCGCCGGTGGTCAAGAGCACAGTGCCTTTGCGGAGCCTGGTCAGGGCCGTTTGA